A window from Branchiostoma lanceolatum isolate klBraLanc5 chromosome 9, klBraLanc5.hap2, whole genome shotgun sequence encodes these proteins:
- the LOC136441733 gene encoding uncharacterized protein, whose amino-acid sequence MASKRAAVDTEQQAAGKAPAKPKAKKKKPSPPKAPKCGCRGDCKSSKCGCGKKGEACGDSCKCTGCKNPFKILKEYNIDCVAAAQDKCLMDNIFKIEDLRGRLEQSHELQCCGSEVQLKDMFPGVATCPDDDCGGEWQYSWCSNDFVDEENRPRNHCGICRGCGDYRDAHCERCNKCYFAGLSGFECPCKDRPPKPKGGMGSLGMMLWAMQHFAGDDSDRLSDESDNGGFF is encoded by the exons ATGGCATCCAAGCGCGCAGCTGTGGATACAGAGCAGCAGGCAGCGGGCAAAG CACCTGCCAAGCCAAAggccaagaagaagaagccCAGCCCTCCCAAGGCCCCAAAATGTGGCTGTAGAGGGGACTGCAAGTCAAG CAAATGTGGCTGTGGAAAGAAGGGCGAGGCCTGTGGGGACTCCTGCAAGTGTACTGGCTGCAAAAACCCCTTCAAGATCCTCAAGGAGTATAACATTGACTGTGTGGCAGCAGCCCAGGACAAATGTCTCATGGACAACATCTTCAAG ATTGAAGATCTGAGAGGCCGCCTGGAGCAGAGTCATGAACTACAGTGCTGTGGGAGCGAGGTACAG CTGAAGGACATGTTCCCTGGTGTTGCGACCTGTCCGGATGACGACTGTGGGGGTGAGTGGCAGTACTCCTGGTGCAGCAATGACTTTGTTGATGAGGAGAATCGTCCCAGGAACCATTGTGGCATCTGCCGCGGGTGTGGGGACTACAGGGATGCTCATTGTGAG AGATGCAACAAGTGCTACTTTGCCGGCCTGTCTGGTTTCGAGTGCCCCTGCAAGGATCGGCCCCCAAAGCCAAAGGGAGGCATGGGCTCTCTGGGCATGATGTTGTGGGCCATGCAGCACTTCGCTGGGGACGACAGCGACAGGCTCAGTGATGAGTCGGACAACGGAGGCTTCTTCTAA
- the LOC136441735 gene encoding uncharacterized protein — translation MASKRAALDTEPDTVEQVPTKPKPKMKKPSPPQVPKCGCRGDCRTRKCACGKKGEACGDTCKCTGCKNPFNILEEYNIDLSDAAQDTCLMDNIYKVKDLRGRLEQTYELECCEESVQLKDMLPRVAHCPGEECGYEWQYSWCWDRFIDEEYRPRYHCEKCHWCGDYRSDHCERCNKCYFAGNYGFPCPCREEDEDYSDDEEHHERETCTVM, via the exons ATGGCATCTAAGCGCGCAGCTCTGGATACTGAACCGGACACGGTGGAGCAAG TGCCCACCAAGCCGAAGCCCAAGATGAAGAAGCCCAGCCCTCCTCAGGTCCCAAAGTGTGGCTGTAGAGGGGATTGCAGAACAAG AAAATGTGCCTGTGGAAAGAAGGGGGAGGCCTGTGGGGACACCTGCAAGTGTACTGGATGCAAAAACCCCTTCAACATCCTCGAAGAGTATAACATCGACTTGTCGGACGCAGCCCAGGACACATGTCTCATGGACAACATCTACAAG GTTAAAGATCTGAGAGGCCGTCTGGAGCAGACTTATGAACTGGAGTGCTGTGAGGAGTCTGTACAG CTGAAGGACATGCTGCCCAGGGTGGCCCACTGTCCTGGTGAGGAGTGTGGCTATGAGTGGCAGTACTCCTGGTGTTGGGACCGCTTCATCGATGAGGAGTACCGTCCGAGGTACCACTGTGAGAAGTGCCACTGGTGTGGGGACTACAGGAGTGACCATTGTGAG AGATGCAACAAGTGCTACTTTGCTGGCAACTACGGTTTTCCGTGCCCGTGCAGGGAGGAAGATGAGGACTACAGTGACGATGAGGAACATCATGAACGTGAAACATGTACTGTGATGTGA
- the LOC136441732 gene encoding uncharacterized protein isoform X2, whose translation MASKRVAMDAEQQTAGKAPAKPKPKRKKPSPPKIPKCGCKGDCRSRKCGCGKKGEVCGDSCKCAGCKNPFNILKEYNIDCVAAAQDKCLMDNIFKIEDLRGRLEQRLRTECCGRAVRLKNMLPGTITQCNCPDCGHEWQYSWCSHELVDWETRPRNHCGICRRCGDYRDAHCQKCNKCYFAGMSGFECPCQDRRPNPEGDLGSMGIFMKWAMQYLAGDDSDGLSDDSEDEGFI comes from the exons ATGGCATCCAAACGCGTAGCTATGGATGCTGAGCAGCAGACAGCGGGCAAAG CCCCTGCCAAGCCAAAGCCCAAGAGGAAGAAGCCCAGCCCTCCCAAGATACCAAAGTGTGGCTGCAAGGGGGACTGCAGGTCAAG GAAATGTGGCTGTGGAAAGAAGGGCGAGGTCTGTGGGGACTCCTGCAAGTGTGCTGGCTGCAAAAACCCCTTTAACATCCTCAAGGAGTATAACATTGACTGTGTGGCAGCAGCCCAGGACAAATGTCTCATGGACAACATCTTCAAG ATTGAAGATCTGAGAGGCAGATTGGAGCAGAGACTGAGAACAGAATGTTGTGGGAGAGCAGTACGG CTGAAGAACATGTTGCCTGGCACCATCACCCAGTGCAACTGTCCTGATTGTGGGCATGAGTGGCAGTACTCCTGGTGCAGTCATGAGCTTGTTGATTGGGAGACTCGCCCTCGCAACCACTGTGGCATCTGTCGCAGGTGTGGGGACTACAGGGATGCTCATTGTCAG AAATGCAACAAGTGCTACTTTGCCGGCATGTCTGGTTTCGAATGCCCATGCCAGGATCGGCGACCAAATCCAGAGGGAGACCTGGGCTCAATGGGCATTTTCATGAAGTGGGCCATGCAGTACCTTGCTGGGGATGACAGCGACGGGCTCAGTGATGATTCGGAAGACGAAGGCTTCATCTAA
- the LOC136441732 gene encoding uncharacterized protein isoform X1 — protein MFFQFRPLHICLPSVSLTCHTPAKPKPKRKKPSPPKIPKCGCKGDCRSRKCGCGKKGEVCGDSCKCAGCKNPFNILKEYNIDCVAAAQDKCLMDNIFKIEDLRGRLEQRLRTECCGRAVRLKNMLPGTITQCNCPDCGHEWQYSWCSHELVDWETRPRNHCGICRRCGDYRDAHCQKCNKCYFAGMSGFECPCQDRRPNPEGDLGSMGIFMKWAMQYLAGDDSDGLSDDSEDEGFI, from the exons atgttcttccagtttagaccgctccacATCTGTCTCCCATCCGTCTCTTTAACCTGTCACA CCCCTGCCAAGCCAAAGCCCAAGAGGAAGAAGCCCAGCCCTCCCAAGATACCAAAGTGTGGCTGCAAGGGGGACTGCAGGTCAAG GAAATGTGGCTGTGGAAAGAAGGGCGAGGTCTGTGGGGACTCCTGCAAGTGTGCTGGCTGCAAAAACCCCTTTAACATCCTCAAGGAGTATAACATTGACTGTGTGGCAGCAGCCCAGGACAAATGTCTCATGGACAACATCTTCAAG ATTGAAGATCTGAGAGGCAGATTGGAGCAGAGACTGAGAACAGAATGTTGTGGGAGAGCAGTACGG CTGAAGAACATGTTGCCTGGCACCATCACCCAGTGCAACTGTCCTGATTGTGGGCATGAGTGGCAGTACTCCTGGTGCAGTCATGAGCTTGTTGATTGGGAGACTCGCCCTCGCAACCACTGTGGCATCTGTCGCAGGTGTGGGGACTACAGGGATGCTCATTGTCAG AAATGCAACAAGTGCTACTTTGCCGGCATGTCTGGTTTCGAATGCCCATGCCAGGATCGGCGACCAAATCCAGAGGGAGACCTGGGCTCAATGGGCATTTTCATGAAGTGGGCCATGCAGTACCTTGCTGGGGATGACAGCGACGGGCTCAGTGATGATTCGGAAGACGAAGGCTTCATCTAA
- the LOC136441734 gene encoding stromal cell-derived factor 2-like has protein sequence MATLGCSKTALFYQMSSFFFCLLLSFALCEDFEYPYVTCGSVVKLLNTRNNVRLHSHDVKYGSGSGQQSVTAVDSSDDTNSYWAVKGKADKPCVRGTPIKCGQTIRLMHTTTRRNLHSHYFQSPLSRNQEVSAFGTDGLGDTGDYWAVTCSGTYWERDDMVRFKHTVTEMYLHITGDTYGRPIHGQREVCAYPKPDSGNFWRVMEGVFIKPTETSSGGKR, from the exons ATGGCGACTCTTGGTTGTAGCAAAACTGCACTTTTCTACCAAATGTCctcctttttcttctgtttactcCTATCTTTTGCGCTGTGCGAGGATTTCGAGTATCCGTACGTGACTTGTGGATCGGTGGTGAAGCTTCTGAACACCAGGAACAACGTGCGGCTCCACTCTCACGATGTGAAGTACGGATCAGGAAGTGGGCAGCAGTCTGTCACAGCTGTCGACTCGTCAG ATGACACCAACAGCTATTGGGCCGTGAAAGGGAAGGCAGACAAGCCCTGTGTGAGGGGAACACCCATCAAATGTGGGCAGACAATCCGCCTGATGCACACCACCACACGCCGCAACCTGCACAGCCACTACTTCCAGTCACCGCTCTCTCGCAACCAGGAG GTGAGTGCATTTGGAACTGATGGCCTTGGAGACACCGGCGACTACTGGGCGGTGACCTGCAGCGGGACATACTGGGAGCGTGACGACATGGTCAGGTTCAAGCACACTGTCACCGAAATGTACCTCCACATCACAGGAGACACCTACGGCCGGCCCATCCACGGACAGAGGGAGGTTTGCGCATACCCCAAGCCTGACAGTGGCAACTTCTGGAGGGTGATGGAGGGAGTTTTCATCAAACCCACTGAGACTTCTTCAGGGGGGAAGAGATGA